A genomic segment from Saimiri boliviensis isolate mSaiBol1 chromosome 14, mSaiBol1.pri, whole genome shotgun sequence encodes:
- the ZNF324B gene encoding zinc finger protein 324B isoform X2 yields the protein MAFEDVAVYFSQEEWGLLDTAQRALYRHVMLENFTLVTSLGLSTSRPLVVIQLERGEEPWVPSVKDMTLARNVYGRCNTGSWRLEEDGDVSGEAAWPGAFPDTPPVMTASVFPVAGACHSTEGLKQQRGASPSRERKPTGVSVIYWERLLLGSGRDQASLRLTSPLRPPKSSRPREETLTDHLVPRRQSRVPKRQKSCAPECPGRASGNAPDLKAAGGGGDHGMGSAWQEPQRLLGGQEPSTWDELGEALHAGEKSFECRACSKVFVKSSDLLKHLRTHTGERPYECSQCGKAFSQTSHLTQHQRIHSGETPYACPACGKAFRHSSSLVRHQRIHTAEKSFRCSECGKAFSHGSNLSQHRKIHAGGRPYACAQCGRRFCRNSHLIQHERTHTGEKPFVCALCGAAFSQGSSLFLHQRVHTGEKPFACAQCGRSFSRSSNLTQHQLLHTGERPFRCGDCGKGFAKGTVLLSHRRIHTGEKPFVCTQCDRAFCERPALLHHQRIHSTEKTNAGAADCTPAPGLLQVHRRKVRRGGKPSPILKPAKV from the exons ATGGCCTTTGAGGATGTGGCTGTGTACTTCTCCCAGGAGGAATGGGGGCTCCTGGACACAGCACAGAGGGCCCTGTACCGCCACGTGATGCTGGAAAACTTCACACTTGTGACCTCACTTG GACTCTCCACCTCCCGACCTCTTGTGGTCATTCAACTTGAGCGTGGTGAGGAGCCCTGGGTTCCCAGTGTGAAGGACATGACCTTGGCCAGGAATGTCTATGGGAGGTGCAACACTG GTTCCTGGCGTTTGGAAGAGGATGGAGATGTTTCCGGAGAAGCAGCATGGCCAGGGGCCTTCCCAGATACTCCACCTGTGATGACTGCTAGTGTCTTCCCTGTTGCCGGTGCCTGCCACAGTACAGAAGGCCTGAAGCAACAACGGGGTGCCTCCCCATCTCGGGAGAGAAAACCCACGGGGGTGTCGGTGATATACTGGGAGAGGCTCCTGCTAGGCTCAGGCAGGGACCAGGCCAGCCTGCGACTGACCTCCCCGCTCAGGCCCCCAAAGAGCAGCCGGCCCAGGGAAGAGACCCTCACAGACCACCTAGTGCCTAGGAGGCAGTCCAGGGTGCCCAAGCGTCAAAAATCATGTGCGCCGGAGTGCCCTGGGAGAGCCTCCGGGAACGCCCCGGACCTGAAGGCCGCCGGTGGTGGAGGGGATCATGGAATGGGTTCGGCTTGGCAGGAGCCTCAGAGGCTCCTCGGTGGCCAGGAGCCCTCGACCTGGGATGAGCTGGGCGAGGCTCTCCACGCTGGGGAAAAGTCCTTCGAATGCAGGGCGTGCAGCAAAGTGTTCGTGAAGAGCTCCGACCTCCTCAAGCACCTACGCACCCACACCGGGGAGCGGCCCTACGAGTGCTCCCAGTGCGGCAAGGCCTTCAGCCAGACGTCGCACCTGACGCAGCACCAGCGCATCCACAGCGGCGAGACGCCCTACGCGTGCCCCGCGTGTGGCAAGGCCTTCAGGCACAGCTCCTCACTGGTGCGGCACCAGCGCATCCACACGGCTGAGAAGTCCTTCCGCTGCTCCGAGTGCGGCAAGGCCTTCAGCCACGGCTCCAACCTCAGCCAGCACCGCAAGATACACGCGGGCGGGCGTCCCTATGCCTGTGCACAGTGTGGCCGCCGCTTCTGCCGCAACTCGCACCTGATCCAGCACGAGCGCACGCATACGGGCGAGAAGCCCTTCGTGTGTGCGCTCTGCGGTGCCGCCTTCAGCCAGGGCTCCTCACTCTTTTTGCACCAGCGTGTGCACACGGGCGAGAAGCCCTTCGCTTGCGCACAGTGCGGCCGTTCCTTTAGCCGCAGCTCCAACCTGACCCAGCACCAGCTCCTGCACACGGGCGAGCGGCCCTTCCGCTGCGGGGACTGTGGCAAGGGTTTCGCCAAGGGCACTGTGCTGCTGAGCCACCGGCGCATCCACACGGGCGAGAAGCCCTTCGTGTGCACGCAGTGTGACCGTGCCTTCTGTGAGCGCCCAGCCCTCTTGCACCACCAGAGGATCCACAGCACAGAGAAGACCAATGCCGGAGCAGCAGACTGCACCCCCGCGCCAGGACTCCTTCAGGTGCATCGTCGGAAGGTGCGTCGGGGAGGGAAGCCCAGCCCAATCCTGAAGCCAGCGAAAGTCTGA
- the ZNF324B gene encoding zinc finger protein 324B isoform X1 gives MERVPRVSWHPLGWTHPHCPNSLIEEYLPRSPAALPNSVERSQDLMAFEDVAVYFSQEEWGLLDTAQRALYRHVMLENFTLVTSLGLSTSRPLVVIQLERGEEPWVPSVKDMTLARNVYGRCNTGSWRLEEDGDVSGEAAWPGAFPDTPPVMTASVFPVAGACHSTEGLKQQRGASPSRERKPTGVSVIYWERLLLGSGRDQASLRLTSPLRPPKSSRPREETLTDHLVPRRQSRVPKRQKSCAPECPGRASGNAPDLKAAGGGGDHGMGSAWQEPQRLLGGQEPSTWDELGEALHAGEKSFECRACSKVFVKSSDLLKHLRTHTGERPYECSQCGKAFSQTSHLTQHQRIHSGETPYACPACGKAFRHSSSLVRHQRIHTAEKSFRCSECGKAFSHGSNLSQHRKIHAGGRPYACAQCGRRFCRNSHLIQHERTHTGEKPFVCALCGAAFSQGSSLFLHQRVHTGEKPFACAQCGRSFSRSSNLTQHQLLHTGERPFRCGDCGKGFAKGTVLLSHRRIHTGEKPFVCTQCDRAFCERPALLHHQRIHSTEKTNAGAADCTPAPGLLQVHRRKVRRGGKPSPILKPAKV, from the exons GATCTGATGGCCTTTGAGGATGTGGCTGTGTACTTCTCCCAGGAGGAATGGGGGCTCCTGGACACAGCACAGAGGGCCCTGTACCGCCACGTGATGCTGGAAAACTTCACACTTGTGACCTCACTTG GACTCTCCACCTCCCGACCTCTTGTGGTCATTCAACTTGAGCGTGGTGAGGAGCCCTGGGTTCCCAGTGTGAAGGACATGACCTTGGCCAGGAATGTCTATGGGAGGTGCAACACTG GTTCCTGGCGTTTGGAAGAGGATGGAGATGTTTCCGGAGAAGCAGCATGGCCAGGGGCCTTCCCAGATACTCCACCTGTGATGACTGCTAGTGTCTTCCCTGTTGCCGGTGCCTGCCACAGTACAGAAGGCCTGAAGCAACAACGGGGTGCCTCCCCATCTCGGGAGAGAAAACCCACGGGGGTGTCGGTGATATACTGGGAGAGGCTCCTGCTAGGCTCAGGCAGGGACCAGGCCAGCCTGCGACTGACCTCCCCGCTCAGGCCCCCAAAGAGCAGCCGGCCCAGGGAAGAGACCCTCACAGACCACCTAGTGCCTAGGAGGCAGTCCAGGGTGCCCAAGCGTCAAAAATCATGTGCGCCGGAGTGCCCTGGGAGAGCCTCCGGGAACGCCCCGGACCTGAAGGCCGCCGGTGGTGGAGGGGATCATGGAATGGGTTCGGCTTGGCAGGAGCCTCAGAGGCTCCTCGGTGGCCAGGAGCCCTCGACCTGGGATGAGCTGGGCGAGGCTCTCCACGCTGGGGAAAAGTCCTTCGAATGCAGGGCGTGCAGCAAAGTGTTCGTGAAGAGCTCCGACCTCCTCAAGCACCTACGCACCCACACCGGGGAGCGGCCCTACGAGTGCTCCCAGTGCGGCAAGGCCTTCAGCCAGACGTCGCACCTGACGCAGCACCAGCGCATCCACAGCGGCGAGACGCCCTACGCGTGCCCCGCGTGTGGCAAGGCCTTCAGGCACAGCTCCTCACTGGTGCGGCACCAGCGCATCCACACGGCTGAGAAGTCCTTCCGCTGCTCCGAGTGCGGCAAGGCCTTCAGCCACGGCTCCAACCTCAGCCAGCACCGCAAGATACACGCGGGCGGGCGTCCCTATGCCTGTGCACAGTGTGGCCGCCGCTTCTGCCGCAACTCGCACCTGATCCAGCACGAGCGCACGCATACGGGCGAGAAGCCCTTCGTGTGTGCGCTCTGCGGTGCCGCCTTCAGCCAGGGCTCCTCACTCTTTTTGCACCAGCGTGTGCACACGGGCGAGAAGCCCTTCGCTTGCGCACAGTGCGGCCGTTCCTTTAGCCGCAGCTCCAACCTGACCCAGCACCAGCTCCTGCACACGGGCGAGCGGCCCTTCCGCTGCGGGGACTGTGGCAAGGGTTTCGCCAAGGGCACTGTGCTGCTGAGCCACCGGCGCATCCACACGGGCGAGAAGCCCTTCGTGTGCACGCAGTGTGACCGTGCCTTCTGTGAGCGCCCAGCCCTCTTGCACCACCAGAGGATCCACAGCACAGAGAAGACCAATGCCGGAGCAGCAGACTGCACCCCCGCGCCAGGACTCCTTCAGGTGCATCGTCGGAAGGTGCGTCGGGGAGGGAAGCCCAGCCCAATCCTGAAGCCAGCGAAAGTCTGA